From a region of the Synechococcus sp. RS9916 genome:
- a CDS encoding DNA repair protein RecO produces the protein MADRRLEGLALKVGPLGEHDRLLTLLSDQVGVIRLAVPGARKPKSSLAGAVPLTQLELQVVGRRGLPRVRQLRVQHNFGAVGQRLETLAGAQALAELCMGLVEDDDPLNGLLDAVVIHLERLEAISRGPDDGSLALASSVQACVHLLAIGGYGLPLQSCCRSGAPLIPPIGQWDWRCSLIADEGIAIGSQPGAAVQLNPSELALLQRLPRAELPRRQDGELMGPQAVWLRLLAVVECWIRCHLPRPVRSLGMLREALVLPTGGDAERS, from the coding sequence ATGGCTGATCGCCGGCTTGAGGGACTGGCCCTGAAGGTGGGGCCACTGGGGGAACACGACCGTCTGCTCACCCTGCTGAGTGACCAGGTGGGCGTGATCCGACTGGCGGTACCCGGAGCCCGGAAACCCAAAAGCAGTCTGGCGGGTGCTGTTCCCCTCACCCAGCTGGAACTGCAGGTTGTCGGTCGCCGCGGCCTGCCCCGGGTCCGCCAACTGCGCGTACAGCACAACTTCGGGGCCGTGGGGCAACGGCTGGAGACCCTGGCTGGTGCCCAGGCCCTAGCGGAATTGTGCATGGGCCTCGTGGAAGACGATGACCCCCTCAACGGCCTGCTGGACGCCGTGGTGATTCATCTGGAACGGCTGGAAGCAATTAGCCGAGGCCCCGATGACGGCAGCCTGGCCCTGGCCAGCAGCGTGCAGGCCTGCGTGCATCTGCTCGCTATCGGTGGCTACGGATTGCCGTTGCAGAGCTGCTGTCGCAGCGGCGCACCCCTGATTCCACCCATCGGGCAATGGGACTGGCGCTGCAGCCTGATCGCCGATGAGGGCATCGCCATCGGCAGCCAACCGGGTGCAGCGGTGCAGCTCAATCCATCGGAGCTGGCCCTCCTGCAGCGTCTACCCCGGGCTGAACTCCCCCGGCGCCAGGACGGCGAACTGATGGGCCCCCAAGCGGTGTGGCTGCGCTTACTGGCGGTGGTGGAGTGCTGGATCCGCTGCCACCTGCCCAGACCGGTGCGGTCCCTAGGGATGCTGCGGGAGGCCCTGGTCCTCCCCACCGGTGGAGACGCTGAGCGATCATGA
- the deoC gene encoding deoxyribose-phosphate aldolase — protein sequence MTRTPRRQELPDLAPLIHQALLDPLLGLERLQEGCDTARHCGFGEVCTNLSQLVAARERLGAPGPTRLTAVIAFPFGAIPTPLKLTQAEWAAEQGAEALDVVPAMPALADGQANAFAEELAQLCAIGLPVTVILDMVRLDDDQLTLAVEAAIDAGAAAVQNSNGFGGAATAQQIQLLHSLTRGRCGIKAAGGVHTLEHCGALVEAGATALGTSSGPQLIQALRTPMSSTSSGHSADG from the coding sequence ATGACCCGCACGCCCCGACGGCAGGAGCTACCGGATCTGGCCCCCTTGATCCATCAGGCCCTGCTCGATCCGCTGCTGGGCCTCGAACGCCTCCAGGAGGGATGCGACACAGCCCGTCACTGCGGCTTCGGCGAGGTGTGCACCAACCTCAGCCAATTGGTGGCTGCCCGCGAGCGCCTGGGAGCCCCGGGGCCTACGCGACTGACTGCGGTGATCGCCTTCCCGTTCGGTGCGATTCCCACCCCCCTCAAACTCACGCAAGCGGAGTGGGCGGCCGAGCAGGGCGCGGAAGCGCTGGATGTGGTGCCGGCCATGCCAGCCCTGGCCGATGGCCAGGCCAATGCCTTCGCCGAGGAGCTGGCCCAGCTCTGCGCCATCGGCCTGCCGGTGACCGTGATCCTCGACATGGTGCGGCTCGACGACGACCAACTGACCCTGGCAGTGGAAGCCGCCATCGATGCCGGAGCCGCAGCTGTGCAGAACAGCAACGGGTTCGGTGGTGCCGCGACAGCGCAACAGATCCAGCTCCTGCACAGCCTCACCCGTGGGCGCTGCGGCATCAAAGCCGCGGGTGGCGTGCACACCCTTGAGCACTGCGGCGCCCTGGTCGAAGCGGGCGCCACCGCTCTGGGCACCAGCAGTGGTCCGCAGCTGATCCAGGCACTGCGCACGCCGATGAGCAGCACCAGCAGCGGCCACAGCGCAGATGGCTGA
- the hpf gene encoding ribosome hibernation-promoting factor, HPF/YfiA family translates to MKLLIHGRNLEVTAALREYTESKLERAVQHYDEMVVEADVHLSVARNPRVPQQTAEVTVFANGTVIRAQERSENLYASIDLVANKLSRQLRRYKERHSDHHHSHGHRASTTPTTEAVLDDSAVDGSLLDGKEAHLPDPGVRRKYFPMPPMSVEEARHQLDLIDHDFFLFRDASSKELQVIYRRNHGGYGVIQARD, encoded by the coding sequence ATGAAGCTTCTGATCCATGGTCGCAACCTGGAAGTGACAGCGGCTCTGCGGGAGTACACCGAATCGAAGCTTGAGCGCGCCGTTCAGCACTACGACGAGATGGTGGTAGAAGCGGATGTGCACCTCTCCGTGGCCCGCAACCCCCGGGTTCCGCAACAGACCGCCGAAGTCACCGTGTTTGCCAACGGCACTGTGATCCGCGCTCAGGAGCGCAGCGAAAACCTTTACGCCAGCATCGATCTGGTGGCCAACAAGCTCAGCCGCCAGCTGCGCCGCTACAAGGAGCGCCACAGCGATCACCACCACAGCCACGGCCACCGCGCCAGCACAACCCCCACCACCGAGGCGGTGCTGGATGACAGTGCCGTGGATGGATCCCTGCTCGACGGAAAGGAAGCCCATCTGCCCGATCCCGGCGTGCGGCGCAAGTATTTCCCCATGCCACCGATGAGCGTGGAGGAAGCGCGCCACCAGTTGGATCTGATCGATCACGACTTCTTCCTGTTTCGCGATGCGAGCAGCAAAGAACTGCAGGTGATCTATCGGCGCAACCACGGCGGCTACGGCGTGATCCAGGCGCGAGACTGA
- the lipB gene encoding lipoyl(octanoyl) transferase LipB: MPVDICKLETPNQAAQPPAAFLFEPQQLVDFTQAWQWQQHWQQGMLQADGCARSEADIAQCPEAVWLLQHVGCYTLGRGASEQHLLFDLADPPAPLHRIDRGGEVTHHMPGQLVAYPVLDLRRRQCDLHWYLRQLEQVVIDVLAQTGLVGERVDGMTGVWLEGRKLAAIGVGCRRWITQHGLALNVDGDLSGFAAVVPCGLKGKPVGRLSDWIPGITVAEVQPLVREALAHRFALHWQSPGPAQQWLAIAEDQKG, from the coding sequence GTGCCGGTTGATATCTGCAAGCTAGAGACGCCAAACCAGGCAGCCCAGCCGCCTGCGGCATTTCTTTTTGAGCCGCAGCAGTTGGTGGATTTCACCCAGGCCTGGCAGTGGCAGCAGCATTGGCAGCAGGGCATGTTGCAGGCCGACGGCTGCGCTCGCAGTGAAGCGGACATCGCCCAGTGCCCGGAGGCGGTGTGGCTGCTGCAGCATGTCGGCTGTTACACCCTTGGGCGGGGCGCTTCCGAGCAGCATCTGCTGTTTGACCTTGCGGATCCCCCTGCTCCGTTGCATCGCATTGATCGGGGTGGGGAGGTGACCCATCACATGCCTGGTCAGTTGGTGGCCTATCCGGTGCTGGATCTGCGCCGCCGCCAATGCGATTTGCATTGGTACCTGCGTCAGCTGGAGCAGGTGGTGATCGACGTGCTGGCGCAGACGGGCTTGGTGGGTGAACGGGTCGACGGGATGACCGGCGTTTGGCTTGAGGGCCGCAAGTTGGCGGCCATTGGTGTGGGGTGTCGCCGTTGGATCACCCAGCACGGCCTGGCCCTCAATGTGGATGGTGATCTGAGCGGCTTTGCTGCCGTGGTGCCCTGCGGGCTGAAGGGCAAGCCTGTGGGGCGTTTGAGCGACTGGATTCCTGGCATCACCGTCGCCGAGGTGCAGCCCTTGGTGCGGGAGGCTTTGGCCCATCGCTTCGCTCTGCATTGGCAATCTCCAGGCCCGGCACAGCAGTGGTTGGCGATTGCCGAGGACCAGAAGGGGTGA
- a CDS encoding AMP-binding protein: MPTAAFASWSPTPREQAALAAHCHADRWGRVDQMWPWLAAQHPEVMAVDAPHAAHPERFTYKQLDERIHAAAAGLRALGIANGDVVGLFAENSPRWLVADQALMRAGATSAVRGAAAPVPELLYILEDSAAVALVVQNAELLTRLALPEAVRSRLRCVIQLEGEAAEGVISFEALLAQGAEVMPPDPLAGRGIDSAATTTATILYTSGTTGQPKGVPLTHANLLHQIRSLACVAHPAPGSPVLSVLPIWHSYERSAEYYFFSCACSQSYTTIKQLKKDLPRVKPVVMATVPRLWEAVQAGFEDVLKTFPASRQRLLRSALANSSAYCLARRRSRDLMVESLGKRQRLKAALEASRRWPAHAVASKLIWPKLRLQLSGGQLQFPINGGGAIAPHVDAFYEAVGIELLVGYGLTETSPVVSCRRPWRNIRGSSGQPLPDTEFRIVDPETRAPLGFRERGVVLVRGPQVMGGYLGKPEATAKVLDGEGWFDTGDLGLLLPDGSVVLTGRAKDTIVLSSGENIEPGPLEECLVASPLVEQVMLVGQDEKQLGALVVPRLEAIQAWAAEQGLSLADDLGGSPGEPALLKLLRGEFNRLLAGRHGARADERLAGVGLVQPFTIDNGLLTQTLKQRRDRITQRDHSVIDGIYGR; this comes from the coding sequence GTGCCCACCGCCGCCTTCGCCAGCTGGAGCCCCACGCCCCGTGAGCAGGCGGCTTTAGCCGCCCATTGCCATGCCGACAGATGGGGACGGGTGGATCAGATGTGGCCCTGGCTCGCGGCCCAGCATCCCGAGGTGATGGCGGTGGATGCTCCCCACGCTGCCCACCCCGAGCGCTTCACCTACAAGCAACTCGACGAGCGCATCCACGCGGCGGCTGCCGGCCTCCGTGCCCTGGGCATTGCCAATGGCGATGTGGTCGGTTTGTTTGCCGAGAACAGTCCCCGCTGGTTGGTGGCGGATCAGGCGCTGATGCGTGCCGGTGCCACGAGTGCGGTGCGCGGGGCCGCAGCACCGGTGCCTGAGTTGCTCTACATCCTTGAAGACAGTGCTGCTGTGGCGCTGGTGGTGCAGAACGCCGAGCTGCTGACTCGTCTGGCACTGCCTGAGGCCGTTCGAAGTCGCTTGCGCTGTGTGATTCAGCTGGAAGGAGAAGCGGCGGAGGGGGTGATCAGTTTTGAGGCTCTGCTGGCGCAAGGGGCTGAGGTCATGCCCCCAGATCCCCTCGCCGGCCGCGGCATCGACAGTGCCGCCACCACCACGGCCACAATCCTCTACACCTCAGGCACCACGGGACAGCCCAAGGGGGTACCCCTCACGCACGCCAACCTGTTGCATCAGATCCGCAGCCTGGCCTGTGTGGCCCATCCGGCTCCAGGCTCACCGGTTTTAAGCGTGCTGCCGATCTGGCATTCCTACGAACGCAGCGCTGAGTATTACTTCTTCTCCTGCGCCTGTTCGCAGAGCTACACCACGATCAAGCAGCTCAAAAAGGATCTCCCCCGGGTGAAACCGGTGGTGATGGCCACGGTGCCGCGCCTCTGGGAAGCCGTGCAGGCCGGTTTCGAAGATGTGCTGAAAACCTTCCCGGCTTCGCGCCAACGCTTGCTTCGCAGTGCGCTTGCGAACAGCAGCGCCTACTGCCTGGCGCGGCGCCGCAGCCGGGATCTGATGGTGGAATCGCTTGGGAAGCGGCAACGGCTGAAGGCTGCGCTTGAGGCCAGCCGCCGTTGGCCAGCCCATGCCGTTGCCTCAAAGTTGATCTGGCCAAAATTGCGTCTCCAGCTCAGTGGCGGCCAGTTGCAGTTCCCCATTAATGGTGGTGGGGCGATTGCTCCCCACGTGGATGCCTTTTATGAGGCGGTGGGTATTGAGTTGCTGGTGGGCTACGGCCTGACCGAAACCAGCCCTGTGGTGAGTTGCCGCCGCCCCTGGCGCAACATCCGGGGCAGTTCCGGTCAGCCGTTGCCAGACACCGAATTCCGAATCGTCGATCCAGAGACGCGCGCTCCACTGGGCTTCCGGGAGCGGGGCGTGGTGCTGGTGCGCGGCCCGCAGGTGATGGGGGGCTATCTGGGCAAACCGGAGGCCACCGCCAAGGTGCTCGATGGTGAGGGTTGGTTTGACACCGGTGATCTGGGTCTCTTACTGCCCGATGGGTCTGTGGTCCTCACCGGTCGTGCCAAGGACACGATTGTGCTCAGCAGTGGCGAAAACATTGAGCCGGGGCCCTTGGAGGAATGCCTGGTGGCCAGCCCGCTCGTGGAGCAGGTGATGCTGGTGGGTCAAGACGAAAAACAGCTTGGGGCGCTCGTGGTGCCTCGGCTGGAGGCGATCCAGGCCTGGGCTGCAGAGCAAGGTCTGTCGTTGGCCGACGATTTGGGTGGGTCCCCTGGCGAGCCCGCGTTGCTCAAGCTGTTGCGGGGCGAGTTCAATCGCCTTCTGGCCGGTCGCCATGGGGCTCGCGCCGATGAACGTCTGGCCGGTGTGGGGCTGGTGCAGCCGTTCACGATCGACAACGGCTTGCTGACCCAGACCCTCAAGCAACGCCGCGATCGGATCACGCAGCGTGATCACAGCGTGATCGACGGCATCTACGGACGCTGA
- a CDS encoding YlqD family protein: protein MSDGTTLSIKRTIAVRAVVTPAWKEEAERELSNGVATTDQQLAQLEQEGQQVVDEVRRQSANPLDPRVQEQVAQVQQQVAAKRAELEEQKRNLLQQQAQVREVEMEQIVEQGQLESFCDIQVGDNLVSKMQVAVVVRDGVIESIEQG from the coding sequence ATGTCTGACGGCACCACCCTTTCGATCAAGCGCACAATTGCAGTGCGTGCCGTGGTGACTCCGGCCTGGAAGGAGGAAGCTGAGCGGGAGCTGAGCAACGGGGTTGCCACCACTGATCAGCAGCTGGCTCAGCTGGAGCAGGAAGGCCAGCAGGTGGTGGATGAAGTGCGCCGTCAGAGCGCCAATCCCCTTGATCCCCGTGTGCAGGAGCAGGTGGCCCAGGTGCAGCAGCAGGTGGCTGCCAAGCGTGCTGAGCTCGAGGAGCAGAAGCGCAACCTTTTGCAGCAGCAGGCCCAGGTGCGCGAGGTGGAGATGGAGCAGATCGTTGAACAGGGGCAGCTCGAAAGCTTCTGCGATATCCAGGTGGGCGACAACCTCGTCAGCAAGATGCAGGTGGCTGTTGTGGTGCGCGACGGCGTGATCGAGTCGATCGAGCAGGGCTGA
- a CDS encoding dihydrolipoamide acetyltransferase family protein has protein sequence MATHDIFMPALSSTMTEGKIVEWLKKPGEKVGRGESVLVVESDKADMDVESFNEGYLAAVLMPAGSTAPVGETIGLIVETEAEIAEAQAKAGSGGGAASAPAAAAPAAPAPAPAAAPAPAAPAPVAPPAPAVAAAPAAPAPVVNSGRLVASPRAKKLASQMGVNLASVRGSGPNGRIQAEDVERAAGRPVSVPRVGEGTPAAVVAGAGAAAPSAPAGNSFGAPGDTVAFNTLQAAVNRNMEASLAVPCFRVGYTITTDKLDAFYKQVKPKGVTMTALLAKAVAVTLARHPQVNAATTAAGMAYPADVNVAVAVAMEDGGLITPVLRQADRTDLYEMSRQWADLVKRSRSKQLQPEEYSTGTFTLSNLGMFGVDRFDAILPPGTGAILAVAASRPTVVAGKDGSISVKRQMQVNLTADHRVIYGADGAAFLKDLAELIETRPESLAI, from the coding sequence TTGGCGACCCACGACATCTTCATGCCTGCCCTCAGCTCCACCATGACGGAGGGGAAGATCGTCGAGTGGCTCAAGAAGCCCGGAGAGAAGGTGGGCCGGGGAGAGTCGGTGCTCGTGGTCGAGTCCGACAAGGCCGACATGGACGTTGAGTCGTTTAACGAGGGCTATCTGGCGGCTGTGTTGATGCCGGCTGGCAGCACTGCCCCTGTGGGAGAGACCATCGGTCTGATCGTGGAGACCGAGGCGGAAATCGCTGAAGCCCAGGCCAAAGCAGGCTCCGGTGGTGGTGCCGCTTCGGCTCCCGCCGCTGCTGCTCCAGCAGCTCCCGCGCCCGCGCCGGCCGCTGCTCCGGCACCTGCGGCTCCTGCCCCAGTCGCCCCTCCTGCGCCCGCGGTTGCAGCAGCACCCGCTGCACCAGCTCCAGTGGTCAACAGCGGCCGCCTGGTGGCCAGCCCCCGCGCCAAGAAATTGGCGTCTCAGATGGGCGTGAATCTGGCCAGCGTCCGCGGCAGCGGACCCAACGGCCGAATCCAGGCCGAAGACGTCGAACGGGCGGCAGGTCGTCCGGTCAGCGTGCCTCGAGTGGGTGAAGGCACCCCTGCGGCCGTCGTGGCTGGTGCTGGAGCCGCGGCCCCCAGCGCCCCTGCCGGCAACAGCTTTGGTGCCCCTGGTGACACCGTTGCCTTCAACACTCTCCAGGCTGCGGTCAACCGCAACATGGAAGCCAGCCTGGCGGTGCCCTGCTTCCGCGTGGGTTACACCATCACCACCGACAAGCTCGACGCCTTCTACAAGCAGGTGAAGCCGAAGGGCGTCACGATGACCGCTCTGCTGGCTAAGGCTGTGGCGGTGACCCTCGCCCGTCACCCCCAGGTGAATGCAGCCACCACCGCTGCTGGGATGGCTTATCCCGCTGATGTGAATGTGGCCGTGGCGGTGGCCATGGAAGATGGCGGCCTGATCACGCCGGTGTTGCGTCAAGCCGACCGCACCGATCTCTATGAGATGTCGCGTCAGTGGGCTGATCTGGTCAAGCGCTCCCGTAGCAAGCAGCTGCAGCCTGAGGAATACAGCACCGGCACCTTCACCCTTTCCAACCTGGGCATGTTCGGTGTGGATCGCTTCGACGCGATTCTTCCCCCTGGCACCGGCGCGATCCTGGCGGTGGCTGCGTCTCGCCCCACCGTTGTGGCAGGCAAAGACGGCTCCATCTCCGTGAAGCGTCAGATGCAGGTGAATCTCACGGCTGACCATCGCGTGATCTACGGCGCGGATGGTGCAGCCTTCCTCAAGGATCTGGCGGAGCTGATCGAAACCCGTCCGGAAAGCCTGGCGATCTGA